A genomic stretch from candidate division WOR-3 bacterium includes:
- a CDS encoding tetratricopeptide repeat protein, whose protein sequence is MPRIILIIICIFGGILTVYLLLKQQQLFAIFAGICSIGSLFFVLYDLFVRRPKEQKRILSEVKEIKRILMVEVNASSENALGESAPLDDEETDMEKESRKKFEEGLECHKKQDYKGAIKKYTEAIELNPKLDVAFNNRGNAYYLIGDTAKALQDCNVAIALNPNLAEAFFNRGNVYAFDRRYSLAITDFTKAIQLKPAYPEAYYNRGNAYFKKGDYKSAIADYAKAIELNPNYAEAYVNRGFVLYEKGDYDPAIADFTKAIELNPNLVNMMIGLGACYQKKGDKERAREWYLKAWEKRGRLTYKQQETLLKLLKELE, encoded by the coding sequence GTGCCAAGAATAATATTAATTATCATTTGTATCTTTGGTGGTATATTAACCGTGTATTTATTACTAAAGCAGCAACAATTATTCGCAATCTTTGCCGGGATATGTTCGATTGGCTCGTTATTTTTTGTTTTATATGATCTTTTTGTCCGACGACCGAAAGAACAAAAGCGAATTCTCAGTGAAGTTAAAGAAATAAAGAGAATATTAATGGTAGAAGTGAATGCGAGCAGTGAGAATGCATTAGGAGAATCAGCGCCTCTAGATGACGAGGAAACTGACATGGAAAAAGAATCTCGTAAGAAATTCGAAGAAGGACTGGAATGCCATAAAAAACAAGACTACAAGGGGGCTATTAAGAAATACACAGAGGCAATAGAATTAAATCCAAAACTCGATGTAGCTTTTAACAATCGCGGTAATGCTTATTATCTTATAGGCGATACAGCCAAGGCATTACAGGATTGTAACGTAGCAATTGCACTGAATCCAAACCTTGCCGAAGCCTTTTTCAACCGCGGGAATGTTTATGCTTTCGATCGCAGATATTCCCTTGCAATTACCGATTTTACTAAGGCGATACAACTCAAGCCAGCATATCCCGAAGCCTATTATAACCGCGGTAATGCCTATTTTAAAAAAGGTGATTATAAGTCTGCAATTGCCGATTACGCCAAAGCAATAGAACTGAACCCAAACTATGCTGAAGCCTATGTTAACCGCGGATTTGTCTTATATGAGAAGGGGGATTATGACCCTGCAATCGCAGACTTTACAAAGGCAATAGAACTGAATCCAAATCTTGTCAACATGATGATAGGTTTGGGTGCCTGCTATCAGAAGAAAGGCGACAAAGAAAGGGCAAGGGAATGGTATTTAAAGGCGTGGGAAAAGAGAGGCCGGCTCACCTATAAACAGCAGGAAACACTGCTAAAATTGTTGAAAGAATTGGAGTAA